From the genome of Acidobacteriota bacterium, one region includes:
- a CDS encoding zf-HC2 domain-containing protein, whose product MNCAQLETLLSDYLEGELKPPVQSALEEHLESCARCRLLMDELRSMQTDFKAFPELDPPPGLVEAILRKTSGIPDKRSLWRDLLLPTLQPFLTQRFAFATGIMFVFLSLMVNVLGPGFSGLSASDLTFSNLREGGQRAATQVSSYWSKMQDARQRMWNEISLWAEDVTGRLDYHLVTGLFKSYQDSVQEQEDKLRQEGDEEGSQEPGEGNPASSPQAPEEDR is encoded by the coding sequence ATGAATTGCGCACAACTGGAAACACTGCTCAGCGATTATCTGGAAGGCGAACTGAAGCCGCCCGTCCAGAGCGCTCTGGAAGAGCACCTGGAGTCGTGTGCCCGCTGCCGCCTGCTGATGGACGAACTGCGCAGCATGCAAACCGACTTCAAGGCGTTTCCGGAACTCGACCCGCCCCCCGGACTCGTGGAGGCGATCCTGCGCAAGACCTCGGGCATCCCCGACAAGCGCTCCCTGTGGAGAGACTTGCTGCTGCCCACTTTGCAGCCTTTCCTGACCCAGCGCTTCGCCTTCGCCACGGGAATCATGTTCGTCTTCCTGTCGCTGATGGTCAACGTGCTGGGACCGGGTTTCTCGGGGCTGAGCGCCTCCGACCTCACCTTCTCCAATCTGCGCGAGGGCGGACAGAGAGCCGCCACCCAGGTTTCTTCCTACTGGAGCAAGATGCAGGACGCCCGCCAGCGCATGTGGAACGAGATCTCCTTGTGGGCCGAGGACGTCACCGGACGCCTCGACTACCACCTGGTAACGGGACTCTTCAAGAGCTATCAGGATTCCGTGCAGGAGCAGGAGGACAAGCTGCGTCAGGAAGGCGATGAGGAAGGTTCTCAAGAGCCTGGAGAGGGCAACCCAGCCAGCTCTCCGCAAGCGCCGGAAGAGGATCGATAG
- a CDS encoding DUF5668 domain-containing protein, translating to MTTQSNPSDSQQGRKVQCHSCGLPQPIERAHSIKGRYYCTDCLVAGAELAGLASESDLSNYSAGRAALFGLLPGLGAVYNNQYVKAVQHFAIFAGLVMLADYSVIFIFASIVFYLYTIVDAYRSAQDIIRRKIRRAQTGQPVGNGARENVPIWGIALIGLGALFFLDNLRLVSIRDLFDYLWPLVFVAIGVYLIFDFYRRGENGEQQTQASHGGRPAGNAYGGSAAAAPPQPPQASAPPEPEVPSAAPESEPPQPPAPTRQTASESSSPQADQEDHEAEGKES from the coding sequence ATGACTACCCAATCCAATCCCAGCGATTCGCAGCAGGGCCGCAAGGTGCAGTGTCACTCTTGCGGACTGCCGCAACCCATCGAGCGGGCCCACTCCATCAAGGGTCGCTACTACTGTACCGACTGCCTGGTGGCGGGCGCCGAACTGGCCGGACTGGCCAGCGAATCCGACCTCAGCAACTACTCGGCCGGACGGGCCGCGCTTTTCGGACTTCTGCCCGGACTGGGGGCCGTCTACAACAACCAATACGTCAAGGCCGTGCAACACTTCGCCATCTTCGCCGGACTGGTCATGCTGGCCGACTATTCGGTGATCTTCATTTTCGCCTCCATCGTCTTTTACCTCTACACCATCGTCGACGCCTACCGTTCGGCTCAAGACATCATCAGGCGCAAGATACGCCGAGCCCAAACGGGCCAGCCCGTGGGAAATGGAGCCCGCGAAAACGTTCCCATCTGGGGCATCGCCCTGATCGGCCTGGGAGCGCTCTTCTTTCTCGACAACCTGCGCCTGGTCAGCATCCGCGACTTGTTCGACTATCTGTGGCCGCTGGTCTTCGTGGCCATCGGAGTCTATCTGATCTTCGATTTTTACCGGCGCGGCGAAAACGGAGAGCAGCAGACTCAGGCTTCCCATGGCGGAAGACCTGCCGGCAACGCCTACGGGGGAAGCGCTGCCGCTGCGCCGCCTCAGCCTCCTCAAGCCTCAGCGCCGCCTGAGCCCGAGGTGCCGAGTGCAGCGCCGGAAAGCGAGCCGCCCCAGCCACCCGCCCCGACCCGGCAAACCGCTTCCGAGTCCTCCTCCCCCCAAGCGGACCAAGAGGACCACGAGGCAGAAGGCAAGGAGAGCTGA
- a CDS encoding DUF4097 family beta strand repeat-containing protein, protein MAGRRSLSTLTTGVILIGVGVFFFLYQVMDWDISVIEILRLIIPAFFLWIGLTKLVRHYTWDPQEAANNADKTSLLGGLFFTFLGTVIALDFLWEYDFLPLFAFYWPLVIVTFGLGKIIDYFRLGTAMRFRGGEIFGIIVLIFIGLSARTIDDAHWNLLPPFLERDDRWERAPRWQEAYSVDLEGATSIHVANLYGDVRISGGEGQEGVRVELVKIVNESRRSEAREVADRIRLQSEVSEGVLRISTNRSSVSSNLRFRTDMVITLPDDMPLQAVNGYGYLRASRMKAPVKLENNRGEVVAEFIDGSVDITSRREPVLVRRINGDLTVSNERGSVHAEDVTGLVQLSTQHEEIRAQSVDGDMRLSNYHGSVRLNDIEGIVEIDAVGSQVSLSDISSDVTVSNSYKDFEARALGGTLRLSTNNCDSVRLNEIAGLVEIDGRHFDILAEDLQGGLTVRGESIGLQAERINGPLVAHTSLRDISIEEVPGPLDVQNTNGDIRVGARTPLRGAFLVENSNGALVLEIPRQAAFNLTAQTQGAKIESDFGNIEESDEALRFSQGEGGVEIRLQNRFAGIRIKAVG, encoded by the coding sequence ATGGCTGGACGACGAAGTCTTTCAACTCTGACCACCGGGGTGATCCTGATCGGCGTAGGGGTCTTTTTCTTCCTCTACCAGGTCATGGACTGGGACATCTCGGTCATCGAGATTCTGCGCCTGATCATCCCCGCCTTTTTCCTATGGATCGGCTTGACCAAGCTGGTGCGCCATTACACCTGGGACCCCCAGGAAGCCGCCAACAACGCCGACAAGACCAGCCTGCTGGGTGGACTCTTCTTCACCTTCCTGGGCACCGTCATCGCCCTCGACTTCTTGTGGGAGTACGACTTTCTGCCCCTTTTCGCCTTCTACTGGCCGCTCGTCATCGTGACCTTCGGGCTGGGCAAGATTATCGACTACTTCCGCCTGGGGACGGCCATGCGCTTTCGGGGCGGCGAGATCTTCGGCATCATCGTCCTCATCTTCATCGGCCTCTCGGCCCGCACCATCGACGATGCCCATTGGAACCTTCTGCCTCCCTTCCTGGAGCGAGACGACCGCTGGGAGCGCGCGCCCCGCTGGCAAGAAGCCTATTCGGTCGACCTGGAAGGAGCCACCAGCATTCACGTAGCCAACCTTTACGGCGACGTGCGCATTTCGGGCGGAGAGGGGCAAGAGGGCGTGCGGGTCGAGTTGGTCAAGATCGTCAATGAATCGCGAAGAAGCGAGGCTCGGGAGGTGGCAGACCGCATCCGCCTGCAAAGCGAGGTGTCGGAGGGGGTGTTGCGGATCTCCACCAATCGCAGCTCGGTCTCCAGCAACCTCCGCTTCCGCACCGACATGGTCATCACCTTGCCGGACGACATGCCCCTGCAAGCCGTCAACGGCTACGGCTACCTGCGGGCCTCGCGCATGAAGGCCCCGGTCAAGCTGGAAAACAACCGCGGCGAAGTGGTGGCCGAATTCATCGACGGATCGGTCGACATCACCAGCCGCCGTGAACCAGTGCTGGTCCGGCGTATCAACGGCGATCTCACGGTCAGCAACGAACGCGGCTCGGTGCACGCCGAAGACGTCACCGGTCTGGTGCAGCTTTCCACCCAGCACGAAGAGATCAGGGCCCAAAGCGTAGACGGCGACATGCGCCTTTCCAACTACCACGGCAGCGTGCGCCTCAACGACATCGAGGGGATCGTCGAGATCGACGCCGTCGGCTCTCAGGTCAGCCTCTCCGACATCAGCAGCGACGTGACCGTGAGCAACTCCTACAAGGACTTCGAGGCCCGCGCGCTGGGAGGCACTCTGCGCCTCTCAACCAATAATTGCGATTCGGTCAGGCTCAACGAAATCGCCGGACTGGTGGAGATCGACGGGCGCCATTTCGACATCCTGGCCGAAGACCTGCAAGGGGGACTCACCGTCCGCGGAGAAAGCATCGGCCTGCAAGCGGAGCGGATCAACGGCCCGCTGGTGGCCCACACCAGTCTGCGCGACATCAGCATAGAAGAGGTCCCCGGCCCCCTGGATGTGCAGAACACCAACGGAGACATCCGGGTGGGGGCCCGGACTCCGCTGCGGGGAGCTTTTCTGGTCGAGAACAGCAATGGAGCGCTGGTGCTCGAGATCCCCCGCCAGGCCGCCTTCAACCTGACTGCCCAGACTCAGGGAGCCAAGATCGAATCGGACTTCGGCAACATTGAGGAAAGCGATGAAGCGCTGCGCTTCTCGCAGGGAGAGGGGGGCGTCGAAATCCGCCTGCAGAACCGATTCGCTGGGATCCGCATCAAGGCCGTCGGATGA
- a CDS encoding LiaF domain-containing protein, which yields MIQKLTLASLLLLTASCIQIGDFGKVTYADMKSSEPSQGETRLQAEVDMSVGELMIQPGENDFTYKLDARYNKEAYEPKVSMSRDGDTAKLKVTLEKTSSGTARGKNELDLRLNPQAVLALTTKAGVGEARIDLSDMKVEELRLASGVGATRLTMLTANPVRCKSFKIEAGVGALEATGLGNLNFESMRFEGGVGGAELDFSGAWENPGEIEIEVGVGGVEIRIPRDVGVRLRASESFLSGLDLNDFQKEGGGRYRSNNIDDARKVISIRLETGIGGVEINWI from the coding sequence ATGATTCAGAAACTGACCCTGGCAAGCCTGCTCTTGCTGACTGCTTCCTGCATTCAAATCGGCGATTTCGGGAAGGTAACCTACGCAGACATGAAGTCATCTGAACCGTCTCAGGGCGAAACCCGCTTGCAGGCGGAGGTCGACATGTCGGTTGGAGAGCTCATGATCCAACCCGGTGAAAACGACTTCACCTACAAGCTTGACGCCCGCTACAACAAAGAAGCCTACGAGCCCAAGGTCTCAATGTCCCGCGATGGAGATACCGCCAAACTGAAGGTCACCTTGGAGAAGACCTCCAGCGGCACCGCGCGCGGCAAAAACGAACTCGACCTGCGCCTCAACCCCCAGGCCGTCCTGGCCCTGACGACCAAAGCCGGCGTGGGCGAAGCCAGAATCGATCTCTCCGACATGAAAGTCGAGGAACTGCGCCTCGCCTCGGGCGTAGGCGCCACCCGGCTGACCATGCTGACCGCCAATCCCGTGCGCTGCAAGAGCTTCAAGATCGAGGCCGGCGTCGGTGCCCTGGAGGCCACCGGCCTGGGCAACCTCAATTTTGAGAGCATGCGCTTCGAGGGAGGCGTGGGAGGAGCCGAGCTGGACTTCTCGGGAGCCTGGGAGAACCCGGGTGAAATCGAGATCGAAGTGGGCGTGGGCGGTGTGGAAATCCGCATTCCCCGCGACGTCGGCGTGCGCCTTCGGGCCTCCGAGAGCTTTCTCTCGGGACTCGACTTGAACGACTTCCAGAAGGAAGGCGGCGGCCGCTACCGCAGCAACAACATCGACGATGCCCGCAAAGTCATCTCCATCAGGCTGGAAACCGGGATCGGGGGAGTCGAGATCAACTGGATCTAA
- the nifJ gene encoding pyruvate:ferredoxin (flavodoxin) oxidoreductase yields the protein MSNKTTILDGNQAAVSMAYQTSEVIAIYPITPSSPMGELADQWASAGQPNVWGSVPLVQEMQSEGGAAGAVHGALQAGAVTTTFTASQGLLLMIPNMYKIAGELTPAVFHVAARSLAAQALSIFGDHSDVMAVRATGWALLASASVQEAADMALIAQAATLESRIPFLHFFDGFRTSHEISQAALPEAEVVKAMVDEKLVEAHRRRALTPDRPVIRGTAQNPDVFFQARESVNAYYQRCPRIVEDVMQRFAQLTGRRYRLFDYLGAPDAERVIVLMGSGCEAAQETVEHLQAQGEKVGCLKVRLYRPFAARAFLEALPDGVGSIAVLDRTKEPGASGEPLYLDVVEALAERAQNNGAGMPRVIGGRYGLSSKEFTPAMIKAVFDELKSAKPKNHFTVGINDDLTHTSLDYDEDFSTEPDDVTRAVFYGLGSDGTVSANKNSIKIIGEKTSHHVQGYFVYDSKKAGSVTVSHLRFGPRPIHSTYLIHRPNFVACHQFGFLGKYDMLSQAEQGSLFLLNSPFGPEEVFQRIPREVQQVIIDKRLRLHVIDAYATARRIGLGVRINTVMQTCFFALSGILPRGEAVEAVKDSIRKSYGKRGEQVLRMNFQAVEQALENLHQVEIPSQPRGDLTLPLAVPEQAPEFVRQVTGEIMAGRGDQLPVSALPCDGTYPSGTARWEKRNIAQEIPVWDPDVCIQCGKCAMVCPHSVIRIKVYDPAHLEGAPQSFLSCPARDKEWKELKYTIQVAPEDCTGCAVCVDVCPARNKSEARLKAINMRPQRPLREQEKGNWDFFLQIPDIERGQVNHQRVRQAQVLEPLFEFSGACAGCGETPYIKLMTQLFGDRALVANATGCSSIYGGNLPTTPWTRNSQGRGPAWSNSLFEDNAEFGLGMRLALDKQTDSARKLVEQLAPQIGAELAQEILRARQSDEAGIFEQRRRVEQLKGKLEQMDSPQALRLLSLADMLVKKSLWIIGGDGWAYDIGFGGLDHVLASGRDVNVLVLDTEVYSNTGGQMSKATPLGAVAKFAAGGKPLPKKDLGRIAMSYGHVYVASVAMGAKDEHTLKAFLEAESYPGPSLIIAYSHCIAHGIDMTTANQNQKAAVECGYWPLYRFDPRREEDGHNPFQLDSRKPKLDFKDYAYRENRFKMLSKTDPAKARHLLDMARQDLARKRRLYEEMAQRPEVNT from the coding sequence ATGAGCAACAAGACCACTATTCTGGACGGAAATCAGGCGGCTGTCTCCATGGCCTACCAGACCAGCGAGGTGATCGCCATTTATCCCATCACTCCTTCTTCGCCCATGGGCGAATTGGCCGACCAGTGGGCTTCGGCGGGCCAGCCCAACGTGTGGGGATCGGTTCCTCTGGTGCAGGAGATGCAGTCGGAAGGCGGAGCCGCCGGAGCCGTCCACGGGGCGCTGCAGGCGGGAGCGGTCACGACCACCTTCACGGCTTCCCAGGGGTTGCTGTTGATGATCCCCAACATGTACAAGATCGCCGGAGAGTTGACCCCGGCCGTCTTCCACGTGGCGGCCCGTTCGCTGGCGGCCCAGGCCCTTTCCATCTTCGGAGATCATTCCGACGTGATGGCGGTGCGGGCCACGGGGTGGGCGCTGCTGGCTTCGGCCTCGGTGCAGGAAGCCGCCGACATGGCCCTGATCGCTCAGGCCGCCACCCTTGAAAGCCGCATTCCCTTCCTGCATTTCTTCGACGGCTTCCGCACCTCTCACGAGATTTCCCAGGCCGCTCTGCCCGAAGCCGAAGTGGTCAAAGCCATGGTGGACGAGAAGCTGGTGGAAGCTCATCGGCGGCGGGCGCTCACCCCGGACCGGCCCGTGATACGGGGCACGGCCCAGAATCCCGACGTCTTCTTTCAGGCCCGCGAAAGCGTCAACGCCTACTACCAGCGCTGTCCCCGGATCGTAGAGGACGTCATGCAGCGCTTCGCCCAGTTGACGGGACGCCGCTACCGCCTCTTCGACTACCTGGGCGCACCCGACGCCGAACGCGTCATCGTCCTCATGGGATCGGGTTGCGAGGCGGCCCAGGAAACCGTCGAGCACCTGCAAGCCCAGGGCGAGAAGGTGGGGTGCCTCAAGGTGCGCCTCTACCGTCCTTTTGCGGCCCGGGCTTTCCTCGAGGCCCTTCCCGACGGCGTCGGGTCCATCGCCGTCCTCGACCGCACCAAAGAACCGGGAGCCTCGGGCGAGCCTCTCTACCTGGACGTTGTAGAAGCGCTGGCCGAGAGGGCCCAGAACAACGGTGCCGGCATGCCCCGCGTCATCGGGGGACGCTACGGGCTGTCTTCCAAGGAGTTCACCCCGGCCATGATCAAGGCGGTCTTCGATGAACTCAAGTCGGCCAAACCCAAGAACCATTTTACGGTGGGCATCAACGACGACCTGACCCACACCAGCCTCGACTACGATGAGGATTTTTCCACCGAGCCTGACGACGTGACCCGGGCCGTCTTTTACGGCCTGGGCTCGGACGGAACCGTCAGCGCCAACAAGAACTCCATCAAGATCATCGGCGAGAAGACCAGCCATCACGTGCAGGGATACTTCGTCTACGACTCCAAGAAAGCCGGTTCGGTCACCGTCTCCCACCTGCGCTTCGGCCCGCGGCCCATTCATTCGACCTACCTCATTCACCGTCCCAACTTCGTGGCTTGCCATCAGTTCGGATTCCTGGGCAAGTACGACATGCTCAGCCAGGCTGAGCAGGGTTCGCTGTTCCTGCTCAACAGCCCCTTCGGCCCCGAGGAGGTTTTTCAACGTATTCCGCGCGAGGTGCAGCAGGTGATCATCGACAAGAGGCTGCGCCTGCATGTCATCGATGCCTACGCCACGGCCCGGCGCATCGGCCTGGGAGTGCGCATCAACACGGTCATGCAGACGTGCTTCTTCGCCCTCAGCGGCATACTGCCCCGGGGGGAGGCCGTCGAGGCCGTCAAGGACTCCATCCGAAAGTCATACGGCAAGCGGGGCGAGCAGGTGCTGCGCATGAACTTCCAGGCCGTCGAGCAGGCCCTGGAGAACCTTCACCAGGTCGAGATTCCGAGTCAGCCCCGAGGCGACCTGACCCTTCCCCTGGCCGTGCCCGAGCAGGCGCCGGAGTTCGTGCGTCAAGTGACGGGCGAAATCATGGCCGGGCGCGGCGACCAGCTTCCCGTCAGCGCGCTGCCCTGCGACGGGACCTACCCCTCGGGGACGGCGCGCTGGGAGAAGCGCAACATCGCTCAGGAGATTCCCGTGTGGGATCCGGACGTCTGCATCCAGTGCGGCAAGTGCGCCATGGTGTGTCCCCATTCGGTGATCCGCATCAAGGTCTACGACCCCGCCCATCTGGAGGGCGCGCCCCAGTCATTCCTCTCCTGTCCGGCCCGGGACAAGGAGTGGAAGGAGCTCAAGTACACCATCCAGGTGGCTCCCGAAGACTGCACGGGATGCGCGGTGTGCGTCGACGTCTGCCCCGCCCGCAACAAGTCCGAAGCGCGGCTCAAGGCCATCAACATGCGTCCTCAGCGTCCGCTGCGCGAGCAGGAAAAGGGCAACTGGGACTTCTTTTTGCAGATCCCCGACATCGAGCGCGGGCAGGTCAATCATCAGCGCGTCCGCCAGGCTCAGGTGCTGGAGCCGCTCTTCGAGTTCTCAGGCGCTTGCGCCGGGTGCGGCGAGACACCCTACATCAAGCTGATGACCCAACTTTTCGGCGACCGGGCCCTGGTGGCCAACGCCACCGGCTGCTCCTCCATCTACGGCGGAAACCTGCCCACCACTCCCTGGACCCGCAACTCCCAAGGACGAGGGCCGGCCTGGTCGAATTCGCTTTTCGAAGACAACGCCGAGTTCGGATTGGGCATGCGGCTGGCTCTCGACAAGCAGACCGACAGCGCCCGCAAGCTGGTCGAGCAACTGGCGCCACAGATCGGGGCAGAGCTGGCCCAGGAGATCCTGCGAGCCCGACAAAGCGACGAAGCAGGCATTTTCGAGCAGCGCCGCAGGGTGGAGCAACTCAAAGGGAAGCTGGAGCAGATGGATTCTCCCCAAGCCCTGAGGCTGCTTTCGCTGGCCGATATGCTGGTCAAAAAGAGCTTGTGGATTATCGGCGGCGACGGGTGGGCCTACGACATCGGCTTCGGAGGACTCGATCACGTGCTGGCTTCGGGACGCGACGTCAACGTGCTGGTGCTGGATACTGAAGTCTACTCAAACACCGGGGGACAGATGTCCAAGGCCACGCCGCTGGGGGCAGTGGCCAAGTTCGCCGCCGGGGGCAAGCCGCTTCCCAAGAAAGACCTTGGGCGGATCGCCATGTCCTACGGCCACGTCTACGTGGCCTCGGTCGCCATGGGAGCCAAGGACGAGCACACCCTCAAGGCCTTTCTGGAAGCGGAAAGCTATCCCGGCCCCTCGCTCATCATCGCCTACTCCCACTGCATAGCCCACGGCATCGACATGACCACCGCCAATCAGAACCAGAAGGCGGCCGTGGAGTGCGGCTACTGGCCCCTCTACCGCTTCGACCCGCGCCGCGAGGAGGATGGTCACAACCCCTTCCAACTCGATTCGCGCAAACCCAAGCTTGACTTCAAGGACTATGCCTACCGTGAAAACCGTTTTAAGATGCTGAGCAAGACCGATCCCGCCAAGGCCCGCCATCTGCTGGATATGGCCCGCCAGGACCTGGCCCGCAAACGGCGCCTTTATGAAGAAATGGCTCAGCGCCCGGAGGTGAACACATGA
- a CDS encoding dihydroorotate dehydrogenase-like protein produces MTDLTTSYLGLQLKNPLVASASPLSESLDNYRRLEDAGVAAVVNYSLFEEEITHESYELHHHLTQGTESYAESLSYFPEPEYFKLGPEEYCKHIQHAVEAVDIPVIGSLNGHSLGGWTKYAQLIEEAGAAALELNLYYLPTDPEVSGQEIERRYLEVIRQVRSSVSIPLAVKLSPFFSAMAHLARSIDLAGADGLVLFNRFYQPDIDLEELEVVPNVLLSNSQSLRLPLRWIAILFGHLQCSLAGTGGVHTAQDALKMVMAGADVAMLCSALLRNGIDHVREVLSELVEWMQEREYDSVRQMRGSLSQRSCPDPAAFERANYMRALRTYRVN; encoded by the coding sequence ATGACCGACCTGACGACCTCCTACCTTGGATTGCAACTCAAAAATCCGCTGGTGGCCTCGGCCTCTCCGCTCTCCGAGAGCCTCGACAACTACCGCCGCCTGGAGGATGCCGGCGTTGCCGCCGTGGTCAACTACTCGCTTTTCGAAGAGGAGATTACCCACGAGTCCTACGAACTGCACCACCATCTCACCCAAGGCACCGAGAGCTATGCCGAATCGCTCAGCTACTTCCCGGAACCCGAGTACTTCAAATTGGGGCCGGAGGAATACTGCAAGCACATTCAGCACGCCGTGGAAGCCGTCGACATCCCGGTCATCGGCAGTCTCAACGGGCATTCCCTGGGGGGTTGGACCAAGTATGCCCAACTGATCGAAGAAGCCGGCGCCGCGGCCCTGGAACTCAACCTCTACTACCTTCCTACCGATCCCGAAGTGTCGGGCCAGGAGATCGAGCGGCGCTACCTGGAAGTGATCAGGCAGGTGCGCTCCAGCGTCAGCATACCGCTGGCCGTCAAGCTCTCTCCCTTCTTCAGCGCCATGGCCCACTTGGCCCGCAGCATCGACCTGGCGGGGGCCGACGGACTGGTGCTCTTCAACCGCTTCTACCAGCCCGACATCGATTTGGAGGAGCTGGAGGTGGTCCCCAACGTGCTGCTGAGCAATTCCCAGTCGCTACGCCTGCCGCTGCGCTGGATCGCCATCCTGTTCGGTCATCTGCAGTGCAGCCTGGCGGGCACGGGAGGCGTCCACACGGCTCAGGACGCACTCAAGATGGTTATGGCCGGCGCCGACGTGGCCATGCTCTGCTCAGCCCTGCTGCGAAACGGAATCGATCATGTTCGAGAAGTCCTCTCCGAGCTAGTAGAATGGATGCAGGAACGAGAGTACGATTCGGTCCGCCAGATGAGAGGCAGCCTCTCGCAGCGGTCCTGCCCCGATCCGGCGGCTTTTGAACGCGCCAACTACATGAGGGCGCTGCGCACCTACCGGGTGAACTGA
- a CDS encoding CBS domain-containing protein, with protein sequence MREIQAYELMNREVIKVRDDMTLQTAASILAGNAISGAPVVDGDGSAVGVISYSDIAAHAAEGDESLSASADYLQGWEDKLNAEDLDSLQIDNGGTLVRDVMTPTVYTVPHDTPVKYIARAMIAGRVHRLFVTKGDAIAGIITTLDLLSILARDEDED encoded by the coding sequence ATGCGTGAGATTCAAGCCTATGAACTGATGAACCGCGAAGTCATCAAGGTCCGCGACGACATGACCTTGCAGACAGCCGCCTCCATCCTGGCCGGCAATGCCATCTCGGGAGCGCCTGTGGTGGATGGCGACGGCTCCGCGGTGGGGGTCATCTCCTACTCCGACATCGCCGCCCATGCCGCCGAAGGGGACGAAAGCCTGTCCGCCTCCGCCGACTATCTGCAAGGGTGGGAGGACAAGCTCAACGCCGAGGACCTCGATTCACTGCAAATCGATAACGGGGGCACTCTGGTGCGCGACGTGATGACTCCTACCGTCTACACCGTGCCTCACGACACGCCCGTCAAATATATCGCCCGCGCCATGATCGCCGGGCGCGTCCACCGTCTCTTCGTCACCAAAGGAGATGCCATCGCCGGCATCATCACCACCCTCGATCTGCTGAGCATCCTGGCCCGGGATGAAGATGAAGACTGA